In Cydia amplana chromosome 25, ilCydAmpl1.1, whole genome shotgun sequence, one genomic interval encodes:
- the LOC134659682 gene encoding lactoylglutathione lyase, with protein sequence MAQGLTNEEVEALCLKPHEGTKDFMFQQTMYRIKDPRKSLPFYTGVLGMILLKKLDFPAMKFSLYFMGYENPAEVPQDEAKRLTWATTRKATLELTHNWGTESDDSSYHNGNSEPRGYGHIGILVPDVEAACAKFEEQGVKFIKRPQDGTMKGLAFIQDPDGYWIEIFKAM encoded by the exons ATGGCTCAAGGTTTGACTAACGAAGAGGTCGAGGCCCTCTGTCTGAAGCCTCATGAAGGAACtaag GACTTCATGTTCCAACAAACCATGTACCGCATCAAGGACCCCCGCAAGTCACTCCCGTTCTACACCGGCGTGCTGGGGATGATCCTCCTCAAGAAACTGGACTTCCCCGCTATGAAGTTCTCTCTGTACTTCATGGGTTATGAGAACCCGGCCGAGGTGCCGCAGGATGAGGCAAAAAGGCTGACTTGGGCTACGACAAGGAAAGCTACGCTGGAGTTGACACA TAACTGGGGCACCGAGAGCGACGACTCGAGCTACCACAACGGCAACAGCGAGCCCCGTGGCTACGGGCACATCGGTATATTAGTGCCTGATGTAGAGGCGGCCTGCGCTAA aTTCGAGGAGCAGGGAGTGAAGTTCATCAAGCGCCCGCAGGACGGGACCATGAAGGGCCTGGCCTTCATCCAGGACCCCGACGGTTACTGGATCGAGATCTTCAAGGCCATGTAA
- the LOC134659666 gene encoding gastrula zinc finger protein XlCGF57.1-like — protein sequence MEELHSCSCCLVRPPEKGLKTVYKHLGKTEIYYDMLKACFDINLGIGNEECGICEVCVGRLRDANDFKLQVQRCQTELHARFKGVLSTSDKFKIKLEKAAGDETIKCDIKLEKSEVEMADGEVVSVAIYGGPPGPSAKPVSTASNRDTSPADTVTDLDDSKPARASGRNKVHECDICHKKFENTNAKTRLIIHRRSHTGEKPYSCNVCDKKFAQRSHLNTHYAYHIGKFKFSCEVCGTRFIQKNQYVVHMRGHTGARPYSCDLCNKTFRQKGHLTVHMRKHLKYDPSSVEPGEITCKSEFADETDDFTCDICRKQFAEESALNTHKKNHSGDYPFTCDICERKFNTQFALNNHKFDHSGGKPFKCEKCNKGYTSKGALNLHLKVHTEDYKHACLLCSKRFIIKENLNVHMRVHTGEKPYTCATCETKFRYRYSLKKHLLEKHNQVMDKQFCCDICGKRFALQGTLNKHMEKHAEQKREEEAKKEGRTEDRPFMCELCSKRFSTKGILRNHRETHSEERPFECEICHKNFRMKKSLQDHMKVHEDFKRHSCEVCGQQFKHKSALAVHIRRMHSKSMPHTCDVCDKAYPVIAELKKHYRVHTGERPFACEICYKRFPRQDGVRRHLRKVHHEKPSKYIKLKEFNNPYNK from the exons ATGGAGGAGTTGCACTCGTGTAGCTGCTGCCTGGTGCGGCCACCAGAGAAGGGACTCAAGACTGTGTATAAACATCTCGGCAAAACAGAAATATATTACGACATGCTGAAAGCCTGCTTCGatattaat CTCGGTATAGGAAATGAAGAGTGTGGTATCTGCGAGGTGTGCGTGGGGCGGCTGCGGGACGCGAACGACTTTAAGCTGCAAGTGCAGCGCTGCCAGACTGAACTGCATGCTCGGTTCAAGGGAGTACTCTCTACCA GTGACAAGTTCAAAATTAAGTTGGAGAAAGCGGCTGGAGATGAGACCATCAAAT GTGATATCAAGCTGGAGAAGTCGGAGGTGGAGATGGCTGACGGCGAGGTCGTATCAG TGGCCATATACGGCGGGCCACCAGGGCCTTCAGCGAAGCCCGTTTCTACCGCGAGCAACCGCGACACTTCACCGGCGGATACCGTCACCGATCTCGACGACTCCAAGCCGGCTCGAGCTTCTGGCCGCAATAAAGTGCACGAGTGCGACATATGCCACAAAAAGTTCGAGAATACAAACGCTAAAACCAGACTCATTATCCATCGCCGCTCCCACACTGGAGAGAAACCTTACTCGTGCAATGTATGCGACAAAAAATTCGCACAAAGGAGCCACTTAAACACACATTACGCATATCACATAGGGAAGTTCAAATTCTCCTGCGAAGTGTGTGGTACGCgatttatacaaaaaaatcaaTACGTTGTACATATGCGTGGGCATACAGGTGCAAGACCGTATTCGTGTGACTTATGCAACAAAACTTTCAGACAAAAAGGCCACTTAACCGTTCATATGAGGAAACATTTGAAATATGATCCTAGTAGCGTGGAGCCGGGAGAGATTACATGCAAATCAGAATTTGCTGATGAAACTGATGACTTTACATGTGATATATGCAGAAAACAATTTGCAGAGGAAAGCGCCTTAAACactcataaaaaaaatcattccgGTGATTATCCATTCACTTGCGATATTTGTGAAAGGAAGTTTAATACGCAGTTTGCCTTGAATAATCATAAATTTGACCATTCTGGAGGGAAACCTTTTAAGTGTGAAAAATGCAATAAAGGGTACACATCGAAAGGCGCTTTAAATCTACATTTGAAAGTTCACACTGAGGATTATAAGCACGCATGCCTTCTGTGTAGTAAACGATTCATAATAAAGGAGAATTTAAATGTACATATGCGCGTACACACGGGGGAAAAGCCTTATACCTGTGCAACTTGTGAAACTAAGTTCCGCTATAGATATAGCTTGAAGAAACATTTATTGGAAAAACACAACCAAGTTATGGACAAGCAGTTCTGTTGCGACATTTGCGGGAAACGATTTGCACTACAGGGGACATTAAATAAACACATGGAAAAGCACGCTGAGCAAAAAAGGGAGGAAGAAGCCAAAAAGGAAGGGCGGACTGAAGACAGGCCATTTATGTGTGAATTATGTAGCAAACGATTTTCAACAAAAGGTATTTTAAGAAATCACAGAGAGACACACTCCGAAGAAAGACCTTTCGAATGCGAAATATGTCATAAGAACTTCAGAATGAAAAAAAGTTTGCAAGATCACATGAAAGTTCACGAGGACTTTAAACGACACTCGTGTGAAGTGTGCGGACAGCAATTCAAACATAAATCGGCCTTAGCAGTTCATATCCGACGAATGCATTCTAAAAGTATGCCTCACACTTGCGATGTGTGTGATAAAGCGTATCCAGTTATCGCTGAATTAAAGAAACATTATCGAGTACACACTGGGGAGAGACCATTTGCTTGTGAAATATGCTATAAGAGGTTTCCACGGCAAGATGGTGTAAGGAGGCACCTTAGAAAGGTTCACCACGAGAAACCTtcgaaatatattaaattaaaagaatttaataatccttacaataaataa